Within the Salvia hispanica cultivar TCC Black 2014 chromosome 4, UniMelb_Shisp_WGS_1.0, whole genome shotgun sequence genome, the region AGACCCGGGTTCGATTCCCGGCAACggaattatttttgtaattttgttatgttaatttttattttttcgttAAGCGCATTTATTGAGGCACTTTATTTTAccgtagtattttttttgtctggAAATGAACAGTTATCTAAGTTTATTGAAACATATATTTAGgcaatttttttggtaaattgGAGTTAttgaggcatttctttttgaTAAAATGGAGAGATTCTCAAGTTAATtgagttattattttttgataaactAGAGAAATTCTAAGATATGATATATAGTTGagaaataatgaagtaaatgatTTTTACTGAactttttgataaaattgatactcctagtaattattattattattattattattattataagataaaattgaaCTTTTTGAACTGTATAAGGTAGAGTGGAAACAGAataataagatattttttatgaaatgtattcataagtgaagagaaaataaattattgccCAAATAGAAATACTAAATCAATTACTTGGCATAGAGTACTACTCCTAGTATTTTGCTTTTCCAATAATTTCGTATTGATCAAATCTCAGCCGTCGATTCAGTGGCCTTGAAGAGGACTTCTGCTTTTTCCTCCgcatttttatattcactGCTGTTTTTGCACTTCCGCTCACTACTGATCTCACTCCAGCTAGAGAGGTATTCTCCTTCTCACAAATTctattatttctatattttgtaGGTTATTTGTGTTATGATTCCTTTCATTTCCGTTTCCCGTGagtcataattttgaaaagtgaaTCAGATTGCTTGTGGCATTAATGGCGGACGCAgtgaatttatgtttttaggCACAtgtcttttttctcttcaggAGCGATGAGTGTGAAACTTAATTTATCACCAGACTGTCTGAATTTATATTATTCCTATGTTTTGTAGATTGATTTAGCTATACgatcatttcatttcatttccgGTTTATGTGACcgataatatttaaaagtgcATCAGATTGATTTGGGTATTGATGGTGGACGTAGTGAATTTATGGTTTCAGGCGCCTGATTTTTATGCGATGACTGtgaaacttaattttttaactgaACTGTCTGAATAGCAAAGATATTCTGCGTGAGATTTGCACTAGATTCTTTTGGAATTGATTGGGGTGAGAGATATATAATGCGATGTTTTAGTTTTCTGAACCTTCCAGATTTTGATTGTGGAATTTGTGTAGATGGCGTCATCCGGTCTAGTCTGCGAAACTGATGCATGGAAGGATTTAAAGGTAATACCATGTTTATGTTCGGACCATGTTCTTGAAGTGTTGCGGCGATGCACTTTGGTGTGGTAGTTAATGCATGCATTTCAGGCCCATGTTGAAGACATTAAAAAGACTCATCTGCGTGAATTGATGAGCGATGCGAAGAGATGCCAGTCCATGATGGTGTATGATGCTTGTTTTCTCTTcatgttttaagtttttaagtTTATGATAAAGAGGGAAGTTTTATGTAAAATGgtgttgaattttgattttatgtcTTTGTGATGTCAGTGAGTTTGATGGGTTATTGTTGGATTACTCAAGGCAATGTGCCACTGTCGATACATTCAATAAGCTCAACAAATTAGCCGAGGTTCGTGATTCGTGAACCAACTTTAGTTATTATTGAAGGGGGGACTCATAGCATATATCTTGGTTCATACATGCATTTTGAACTCTGATTATGGTAGCTTGTCTTGTGTTACAGGCAGCTCATCTGAAAGAAAAGATTAACCTGATGTTCAGTGGAGAGCGTGTAAGTTATTGCTTGCTAACTTATTAATATATAGTCTCCGTAAGATGGTCTCTGCAAAACTTCCTTATGTTACTTGCACTTGCATATTTTCCATAGAGATGTTTCAAAAGTTATGTATCtgttaaaattttcatattgatACAAAGAATACAGCTCGACATTCCTACTTTCCTTTATCAGGCAAATGTCAGAAAAATATTCAAAGCATGAATCCACAAGAATgctactttttgaaaattttagaagGCAAAAGGAATGCCTTTGTCTTATATTAATGCAAAAAGCATGCACACAAACCATTAAGTATCTTTTATGGCATGTCTTTGACTATTGTTACCCTTaatattaatcaataaagatCATGCAGTTCTCATGCATTTTCCATTACTGCATTGAGGACTAAGATTTGAAATATCCCAATAGTCATTACTTTATTTGAAACTTTTGCATTGGTTAGTGTGACAGaataataacttaattattacAATGAGACATGCTTCTTTGACATTCTTCATCCAGTctttgtttttgaattttatatcatCAGATAAACAGCACAGAAAATAGATCTGTCCTTCACGTAGCTCTTCGTGCTCCAAGGGGTTCAGTTATAAACAGTGACGGGAAGAATGTGGTACCTGATGTTTGGCAAGTTCTTGATAAGATTAAGGATTTCTCTGACAGGGTCCGCAGTGATGCCTGGGTAATCCTTATTACCAAATATGTAGTAACTTTTGTTGGTTGGATCATAGATTTGTTTACctatttggaaaattttaaaggttGGAGCCACTGGGAAGCCATTAACAAATGTTATTGCAATTGGGATTGGAGGAAGCTTTCTAGGCCCTCTTTTTGTTCATACAGCACTTCAAACAGGTTATCTTGATGCAAAGACATTTCCCCTTGTCTATTTGGATTTTTCTCCCCTGATGAAAAATCATCTGTCTCCAATGATGTCTACGtggattttataaaatatagctAATGCTTCACATGATCATGCAGACCCAGAAGCTGCTCAATTGGCTAGTGGTCGGAAACTGCATTTGTAAGAAATTATGCCCTTGGTTATTTCATCATTtctatgtgtgtgtgttctCTCTTTCTAAGTTCTCTGTGTTTGTAATCTCTTTCTTAAGTTGATTACTTTGAACTTATGTAACTTAGAACAGCTTTCAAGCCTATATATCAACCTGAACATAGTCAAAGGGTCCAAGATCAATAGAGCCTCTTAGACTCGGTTAATATCTCTAAATTGAAACTCAAAACACCATGTTTTAGGTATCAGGGAAAATCAGTAGATTATCTAAtacttattttctctttcttcctgttatttcatatttctctTTCGAAGCTGTCTTTCTATGGCAAGTCTTTAGCTATTGTCACTGCTGCCTGCTTTCCTTCTCacctttttgtttgtttttatggTGGGGGTTTGGGGGTGTAGGCCGTAGGGTAGTTTTTAAATTGGTAGTAGATAATAATGAGTTCTCACTTCTCTCATGTACTGAAGTACGCATCGATTAAGAGTTTCACGAGCTAAATACCGCTTTTACCtcattgttttttcttttcctgtCGAAGTCTTGCAAATGTCGATCCAATTGATGTTGCAAGAAACATTACAGGGCTGAATCCTGAAACTACATTAggtatattttcctttttatttagttatttagtTCCCtagacaaaaaaattcaagccACTTGATTGTTTTTACTCCCTACTTCTATGTTTTGCAGCTGTCGTGGTATCAAAAACTTTCACCACAGCAGAGACTATGCTCAATGCTCGGACTATAAGGGAGTGGATCTCAGCTGCCTTGGGGTGAGAACattccaaaattaaacttcTAGTCAATGATCTCAGAGTACACCTCAGGCCTTTGACTAATAATGTGAAACTAGCATTGGCAATATAGTTGCTGTTGATTGCTAATGGTAATTAAGATATCTGGGAATATCTTTGGTTTTGATGAAGTTGTGAGTGAAGTGTCTCATGTTAAAGTTGTTGAAAAAGGAGAAGTTAAAGGAAGTAGGTATTATGTAAAATGGGGATTCTACGACAATTTTTTGTTGCACGCTCGTTGAACTGTGTTAGATCCAATCTATGATTATTTTCTAGGGACGTAGGCAGCAAAAGTCTTTGGTGGGGGcttgattttcaaatttaaagtttgagattttgataaactattttttctacGATTCAGTTTTGTGATAGGGGGTTTTACGCAACAGTTCACACAAAATGGCAacaatttttagattttattagAACAAAAAGTTGAAATGTTCTGTTGATGGGAGCTTAAGCCCCTCTCTGAGCTCTCTCCTCTTCAGCGGCTCAACCACTATTAGTATCAGAGCCTGTAGTTGATTTTCATACCTTGGAGTTCTTCCTTAACATGTCAATTGTGTTTCACTTTGGcatatgattatttatatctCTTCACGTGCTATTTCCAGACCTGAAGCGGTTGCAAAACACATGGTTGCTGTCAGCACTAACCTAACTGTGAGTGCCCTTTCTTTCCTCTTCCCCTGTTATATAATTCCCTGTAGCATTAAAAGCAACATACGttcaattatttacttttgaAGTTTTCACGAGTCATTGTATTTCTTTACCCTTTTTTACTAGTagtacatttaaaaaaatcagttgTAGGAAAGAcattttactcaaaatttCTTTTGATATCAGACCCACCCTAacttttctttgaatatttgtgtCAATGCCATTAAAACATAAAGCTTTTCTTGTATAGTGTGCCTAGAGAATCATGTGTTTGTATTATCTACAAGTCAGGTTGTTCATAGGGTAATTATGGCTGTAAGTTGCACTTTTCCCGATCATGTTAAACATGGATTTGGATTTACTGATTAGACACTCTGCTACTTTTACACGCAGCTTGTAGAAAAGTTTGGCATCGATCCAAATAATGCTTTTGCTTTCTGGGACTGGGTGGGAGGACGCTACAGCGGTATGTTCTCTTTTATGTCAAATACTTGATTTAAAGGATGTCTAACTGGTTTCTGGACCACTGTTTGCAGTTTGCAGCGCGGTTGGAGTATTGCCTCTTTCTCTGCAATATGGTTTTGCAGTCGTTGAAAAGTATAGTAAAACActgctttattttatttaaagcaCTTACTTGTATGGTTAGTGTAGATAAGATATAACAACTGTTCACAGCCGATATGAAAGTATTTTAGTGCACTTCTTTTAAGTTTAGTTTTTCGCTGATTTGGTGACAATGATATGAAAGGTAATATAGGAAGTTCTTTTCTTTAAATGAGACAGATGTGTCATGgaacaatattaatttgagGACATAATTATTGCAAGAAAACAAATTCTAAGAGTTTTTTGTCGccaaaatgtaattaattcaACAACTTGAAATTTAGCCCCTAGTACAGAACACAAAATACCCTAAACAAATCTGAAATTGAAGGAATCAAAATCTAATAACTAGAACTCCTATGTCAGCCACAAAGCTACACACTTTAGTTTCTCTTAGCTGAGTACTTTGCCGCCCTATAGTTATCCTCTACATGTTCTTTCCATTCAATGCAGCCTcgtttttctttatattatatgCCCTTTTCTTACACGATGATGTGATTTTATTGGAGCATGTCATGAACTTCTCATTTGGGCCTAATATTTTTGGGAACACTGACTTCGAAATCATTAATTGACCTTCAAATTTGGGAACCTTTTGCTTTTATTGCTTTCTTAACagattaaaatttcaatattttttgttggtttagatatattatgtttttattctGAATCTCTGATATACTACTTTGCTTCACGTTGACTAATATTCTATTGTTTTTCTCTTTGGTGAAGGTTCCTCCAAGGAGCTTCAAGTATTGATCAACATTTCCATTCAGCACCTTTTGAGAAAAACTTACCTGTATGTTTATTCCTTAAAATGCTTAGTCTTAATGCTGCAATGTGTACTCCAACTGCTCGATTTATTACCTGCACACACTCTGTTGGAACAACTATTGAGTAGATTGACTTTGAAGCTAAGTCCTACACATCCAACTAAGAAGCAccaatttttatgaatatgtTGGTCTTTTAAGTATCATATgtcctctctctcttcatttgtatttgatattttgatagCCTTCTGTTCCTTGTTTCACTATTGAACTATGCTTTTGACTTGTAAAAACATCCCCTTGACAGTCTATATTGTATGTCTCTTGTAAATATCATTTATGTGTTTATGCAAAAATTATTTCTGCAGGTGCTACTGGGCTTGCTGAGTGTTTGGAATGTGTCGTTTCTTGGCTATCCTGCTAGAGTATGTTTATTAGCTGTCCaagtttatttaaatattcccCATTAACTGATGCTTCACTTAAGCATAAAGGCACACTATTCCTTTTTTTCAGGCCATATTACCTTACTCTCAAGCACTGGAAAAACTTGCACCACATATTCAGCAGGCATGTCCTGATGACTCAGTGTTGATAGTTAATGTTTGTGTTTCTTGCATTTGAGGTTGACCTTGATATGTTATAAAAACACTATCTATTCAGGTTAGCATGGAGAGTAATGGGAAAGGTGTGTCAATTGATGGTGTTCCCCTTCCCTATGAGGCAGGTGAGATTGATTTTGGTGAACCAGGAACAAATGGACAACACAGCTTTTACCAACTAATTCACCAGGTAATGCCATAACATCTTGTATCAGTACATTCAGTTTTGTCCCAGTCATGCCGACTTAGTTGAGGTGCTCCATATCCAGGTAAACATTATATGAACTCTCATATTGATGATTAAACATAACCAGAAATATGAGAGTTTATAAGTTGTTTACATGGATATGTTGCTGGTTATATTTAATGTAGTCTCCGTCTCCTCTCTGAAAATGATCCTgtcattttctgtttttcacTGTAGCATTTTGGTATATCGACATCCTATATTGTCTATAGATTTTGTTGGTCTCGGTAATGGATCCTACCCAACCAGTAACTTTTCACTGTGCCATTGTCGAAAGCAATCACTGCCTGGTTTTGCATATGTGATGTCGTATATTCTGGAATCATTGATTTAACCACTTGGCCGGTGAATTTCCAGGGTCGTGTTATTCCGTGTGATTTTATTGGGGTGGTGAAGAGTCAGCAACCTGTTTACCTGAAAGGTGTTACTTTTCTCCGATTTATCTGCTTTTAGGGATCCTATGATACCTTGTTTTAATTGAAACTGGGAACAATCCGAACAACATTGAACTCAGGCGGCTTGCTTATACAGGTGAATTGGTCAGCAACCACGACGAGCTCATGTCAAACTTCTTTGCCCAGCCAGATGCGCTTGCTTATGGAAAGGTGATAAACTAGTCCTATTTTACACATACGGCTTCAATTGAGGtttactattttcttttgttcacTGGGAATATATGGATACTCATAGCATTGACACACTGAGCTCGTCCTTTGCTTCTTCTTTaagtatactccctccgtccgcgaataagagtcccgtttctccattttagtccgtccgcgaataggagtcccggatCGCTTTTATCacaaatggtaatagggtcccactttccactaactcattccactcacatttcgtctaaaactaatatatacaagtgagactcttattcctctacttttttccacccacttttcttaacatttcttaaaacccgtgccgccaagaaatgggactcctaatggctgacggagggagtattattttttggttcTACCTGTAAATATCTCGCATTATCTATCATTAAAGCTTCTGGATATCAGCATTTAACTATTGTTAGTTTTTCTCCAGACTCCCGAACAGCTGTTGAAAGAGAATGTTCCTAGTAATCTTATTACACACAAGGTAATTCCCTTACACTACCAGTTTATATGATCATCTCCTTCTGCCAAAGTTCGATACTGGGTCTGAAGATATACACTTTTTGCAGACTTTCTCTGGCAATCGGCCCTCTCTCAGTCTTCTGCTTCCTTCATTAAATGCTTACAACATTGGACAGGTGAACAATCTTGTTGTTGATGCTTGCTATAcaaatcattattttcttcacGTGCTTGAACCTCGAAACCTAGTTCTTCATAATATTTGATCTTATCCTACTATATCTTGGTCCCACAGCAGAATTCTTGTTGCAAAATCTGATGTTGCCTGATTTGTACATGCCTGTTATGTTGCAGTTGTTGGCAATTTATGAGCATAGAGTTGCTGTAGAAGGATTTGTGTGGGGTATCAATTCCTTTGACCAATGGGGCGTAGAATTAGGAAAGGTACAAATTATATGATCAGACTTCACTTAACCTTACTACCTTTATGAggggtgcgttatattgctaactatttaaggTGCTAACTCcgctaactcatcaatacagtgtattaaaaatgtcaacacggagacatcaaaatgtcaaaatataatatcaacacattatattgaaattcaacaaaattatgtgttgacattttaatattatcgtgttgacatttttaatacactgcattgatgagtcatcaagttagcaacttaagaaagttagcaattgatcacacccctTATGATTCACCTATATTAACTTTTATAATCTCGTGATCTGGTCTAAATTACAAATCAGTCTCTGGCTACTCAAGTAAGAAAGCAGCTTCATGCATCTCGTAAGAACTCCGAACCTATTGAGGGCTTCAATTTCAGTACTGCAACACTCCTGACGCGATACCTAGAGGTATGACACGACCGTCTGTCAAgcaaattcttttttctctgtTGGAC harbors:
- the LOC125223544 gene encoding glucose-6-phosphate isomerase, cytosolic, producing the protein MASSGLVCETDAWKDLKAHVEDIKKTHLRELMSDAKRCQSMMVEFDGLLLDYSRQCATVDTFNKLNKLAEAAHLKEKINLMFSGERINSTENRSVLHVALRAPRGSVINSDGKNVVPDVWQVLDKIKDFSDRVRSDAWVGATGKPLTNVIAIGIGGSFLGPLFVHTALQTDPEAAQLASGRKLHFLANVDPIDVARNITGLNPETTLAVVVSKTFTTAETMLNARTIREWISAALGPEAVAKHMVAVSTNLTLVEKFGIDPNNAFAFWDWVGGRYSVCSAVGVLPLSLQYGFAVVEKFLQGASSIDQHFHSAPFEKNLPVLLGLLSVWNVSFLGYPARAILPYSQALEKLAPHIQQVSMESNGKGVSIDGVPLPYEAGEIDFGEPGTNGQHSFYQLIHQGRVIPCDFIGVVKSQQPVYLKGELVSNHDELMSNFFAQPDALAYGKTPEQLLKENVPSNLITHKTFSGNRPSLSLLLPSLNAYNIGQLLAIYEHRVAVEGFVWGINSFDQWGVELGKSLATQVRKQLHASRKNSEPIEGFNFSTATLLTRYLEASKDILKEDSTVLPKL